The following coding sequences are from one Clostridioides difficile ATCC 9689 = DSM 1296 window:
- the acsE gene encoding carbon monoxide dehydrogenase/acetyl-CoA synthase methytransferase subunit, whose amino-acid sequence MEKFMIIGERIHCISPSIRKALAERDPAPILKRAKEQLEAGAHYIDFNIGPAERDGEEIMTWGIKLLQSEFNNVPIALDTANKKAIEAGLKVYDRTNAKPIINSADAGSRFDLIDIAAEYEAMVIGLCAKEGIPRDNDERMAYCQEILEKGLMLGMEPTDILFDPLCLVIKGMQEKQVEVLEAIKMMTEMGLLTTGGLSNVSNGCPKHVRPVLDSAFLAMAMANGFSSAIMNPCDPELMKTVKSCDIINGASLYADSFLELNEGGFAF is encoded by the coding sequence ATGGAAAAATTTATGATTATAGGTGAGAGAATACATTGTATATCACCTTCAATAAGAAAAGCATTAGCAGAAAGAGACCCAGCTCCAATCTTAAAAAGAGCAAAAGAGCAATTAGAAGCAGGAGCACACTATATAGATTTTAATATAGGACCTGCCGAAAGAGATGGCGAAGAAATAATGACATGGGGAATCAAATTACTTCAATCTGAGTTCAACAATGTTCCTATAGCATTAGATACAGCTAATAAAAAAGCTATCGAAGCTGGACTAAAAGTTTATGATAGAACTAATGCAAAACCAATAATAAACTCTGCTGATGCTGGTTCAAGATTTGATTTAATAGATATAGCAGCTGAATACGAAGCAATGGTTATAGGTTTATGTGCAAAAGAAGGTATCCCAAGAGATAATGATGAGCGTATGGCTTACTGCCAAGAAATATTAGAAAAAGGCTTAATGTTAGGAATGGAGCCAACTGATATACTATTTGACCCATTATGCTTAGTTATAAAAGGTATGCAAGAAAAACAAGTAGAAGTTTTAGAAGCTATAAAAATGATGACTGAGATGGGACTTTTAACTACAGGAGGATTATCTAACGTATCTAATGGATGTCCTAAGCATGTTAGACCTGTTTTAGATAGTGCATTCTTAGCAATGGCAATGGCTAATGGATTTAGTTCAGCTATAATGAATCCATGTGACCCAGAATTAATGAAAACTGTAAAATCTTGTGACATAATCAACGGGGCATCTTTATATGCAGACTCTTTCTTAGAGTTAAATGAAGGTGGATTTGCTTTCTAG
- the acsB gene encoding acetyl-CoA decarbonylase/synthase complex subunit alpha/beta, producing MNLYNIIFTGSEQALGAAQAMLAEAIEKNGKEHKVAFPDTAYSLPCIYAATGQKMNTLGDLEGALEVVKSLINRTHLLEHAFNAGLATALAAEVIEALKYSTMDAPYSEPCAGHITDPIIRSLGVPLVTGDIPGVAVVLGECPDAESAAKVIKDYQSKGLLTFLVGKVIDQAIEAGVKMGLELRVIPLGYDVTSVIHVVSVAVRAALIFGGLTPGDLNGLLEYTANRVPAFVNAFGPLSELVVSAGAGAIALGFPVITDQTVLEVPMNLLTQKDYDKIVATSLEARGIKIKVTEIPIPVSFAAAFEGERIRKSDMFAEFGGNRTEAWELVVKKEATEVEDHKIEIIGPNIDEVDADGVLRLPLAVIVKIAGKNMQEDFEPVLERRFHYFLNYIEGVMHVGQRDMAWVRISKDAFDKGFRLEHIGEVLYAKMLDEFESVVDKCEITIITDAEKVSELKGEAIAKYNARDERLASLVDESVDTFYSCNLCQSFAPAHVCVVTPERLGLCGAVSWLDAKATKELDPTGPCQPIEKGECLDDRTGVWNSVNETVNQISQGAVESVTLYSILEDPMTSCGCFECICGIMPEANGFVVVNREFASVTPVGMTFGELASMTGGGVQTPGFMGHGRHFISSKKFAYAEGGPERIVWMPKELKDYVADKLNATVKEMTGIENFCDMVCDETIADDSEGVLAFLEEKGHPALAMESVM from the coding sequence ATGAATCTATATAATATAATCTTTACAGGGTCAGAACAAGCTTTAGGTGCGGCTCAAGCTATGTTAGCTGAAGCTATAGAAAAGAATGGAAAAGAGCATAAAGTTGCTTTCCCTGATACAGCATATTCATTACCTTGTATATATGCTGCAACAGGACAAAAGATGAACACTTTAGGGGACTTAGAAGGTGCTTTAGAAGTAGTAAAATCTTTAATAAATAGAACTCATTTACTAGAACATGCTTTTAATGCTGGTTTAGCTACAGCTTTAGCAGCAGAAGTAATTGAAGCATTAAAATATTCAACTATGGATGCTCCATATAGTGAGCCATGTGCAGGTCATATAACTGACCCTATAATCAGATCACTTGGTGTACCATTAGTTACAGGAGATATACCTGGTGTTGCAGTTGTTCTTGGTGAGTGTCCAGATGCAGAATCAGCAGCAAAAGTTATAAAAGATTACCAATCTAAAGGTTTACTAACTTTCTTAGTTGGTAAAGTTATAGACCAAGCTATAGAAGCTGGAGTAAAAATGGGTCTTGAGCTAAGAGTTATACCTCTAGGATATGATGTAACTTCTGTTATACACGTTGTATCTGTTGCAGTAAGAGCAGCATTAATATTCGGTGGATTAACTCCTGGTGATTTAAACGGATTATTAGAGTACACAGCTAATAGAGTTCCTGCATTTGTTAATGCATTTGGACCATTAAGTGAATTAGTTGTATCTGCAGGTGCTGGAGCAATAGCTTTAGGATTCCCAGTTATAACTGACCAAACAGTTCTTGAAGTTCCAATGAACCTATTAACTCAAAAAGATTACGATAAGATAGTAGCTACTTCATTAGAAGCTAGAGGAATAAAAATAAAAGTTACTGAAATACCTATCCCAGTTTCATTTGCAGCAGCATTTGAAGGTGAGAGAATTAGAAAGAGCGATATGTTTGCTGAGTTTGGTGGAAACAGAACTGAAGCTTGGGAGCTTGTTGTTAAGAAAGAAGCAACAGAAGTTGAAGACCATAAGATAGAAATAATAGGACCAAATATAGATGAAGTTGATGCAGATGGTGTATTAAGATTACCACTTGCTGTAATAGTTAAAATAGCTGGTAAAAATATGCAAGAAGATTTCGAGCCAGTTCTTGAAAGACGTTTCCACTACTTCTTAAACTATATAGAAGGTGTAATGCACGTTGGACAAAGAGATATGGCTTGGGTAAGAATCTCTAAAGATGCATTTGATAAAGGATTTAGACTTGAGCATATAGGAGAAGTTTTATATGCTAAGATGTTAGATGAATTTGAATCAGTAGTTGATAAGTGTGAAATAACTATAATTACAGATGCTGAAAAAGTTTCTGAATTAAAAGGTGAAGCAATAGCTAAGTACAATGCTAGAGATGAAAGATTAGCTTCATTAGTTGATGAAAGTGTTGACACTTTCTATTCTTGTAACTTATGTCAATCATTTGCACCAGCTCACGTTTGTGTTGTTACTCCTGAAAGACTTGGTCTTTGTGGAGCAGTTAGCTGGTTAGATGCTAAGGCTACTAAAGAACTAGACCCAACAGGTCCTTGTCAACCAATAGAAAAAGGCGAGTGCTTAGATGATAGAACAGGTGTATGGAATTCAGTAAATGAAACTGTAAACCAAATATCTCAAGGTGCAGTTGAATCTGTTACATTATACTCTATACTAGAAGACCCAATGACTTCTTGTGGATGCTTCGAATGTATCTGTGGTATAATGCCAGAAGCAAATGGATTTGTTGTAGTTAACAGAGAATTTGCAAGTGTTACTCCAGTTGGTATGACTTTCGGAGAACTTGCTTCTATGACAGGTGGAGGAGTTCAAACTCCAGGATTTATGGGACACGGAAGACATTTCATATCTTCTAAAAAATTCGCTTATGCAGAAGGTGGACCAGAAAGAATAGTTTGGATGCCAAAAGAATTAAAAGATTATGTAGCTGATAAATTAAATGCTACAGTTAAAGAAATGACTGGA